Part of the Grimontia kaedaensis genome is shown below.
TTTCCATTGATATCAGTGATCTTGCCAGTGAAAGTAGGGTCGAGCTGAACATTCGCGCTGGTTGCACGTGAAGAGGTGTTCAACGACACCATCATATCGGCCTCAAGCGCTTCATTGCTTAGGTTATGACCAGCATATTCCAGTTGCGCTACCTGATACGGACGATTGTTGACGGTAATGGTTGAGCCATTCACGTTCTGGATTTTGCCTTCTACAGCGCTTGGTGTTGGGGGAGCGGACGTCTCGCCGCTTTCTTCACCGCTGCCGCCGCACGCTGTTATAGCCAAAGATAGAAGAGGAAAAATCGCGTAACGTTTCATTAAGTGAGCTCTAAATAAGTGTGGGTATTTGACGGCGCGGAATGTATTACTGCGTATGTCCGAGGATTTCTGGGGGAATTGTAAGGGCTCTGTCATCGAGAACTCGACTGATGATTGCTTGTTCGTGTCGTTACTTTTTCAGTCAGTGGTTTATAAGAAAACGTTTCAACATGAATGGGTTGTAATGCAGCACTGTATAAAATTTGAGAATGCGATACGCGGCTGAGACGGAGAAATACTCTGACTGAAGTCAGGTTGAATTTTCGACGGTCTCTTTGTAAAAGAAATAATGAGATAGCGTATTTTCGCTGTGTATCAACACACTGCAGAGCTACCAATCATGAAAATTCAGCCATATGAAGATATCGAAGACGCAACCATCGTGGCAGAGACTAAACTGATAAATGGCGTCTATGTCATGGATCGACGCGATCGTGGAGACCGACGTAAAAAGCGAGGCAAATATCACGGGTATGATCGCCGTGTGAGCGCTGATCGTCGTGGTTCAACAGGCGTTGATGAATTTATCTAGTCCAATGCGCCTCCCTGCGTTTTAGAAGCGGCGACTTATTCAGGTCGCCGTTCGCTTTTTCCCTATCTAAAAATCCAGCCTTGTTCGCCATTCCTAATTTGTTACCACTCGGAATAATTCGGCAAAAAAACCATATAAAAATCATGATATTTGTGATGGGAAACATAAGACCCATCTCAAGTTATTGGTCACGTGTATCAATAGTTGGGCGCGTAATTGAGCCAGATCAAAGTCTTGCACACTGGCGGGGTGTTACAAAATTCAGGTACGAAAGAGGTAGGACAAGCCTATCTTCGTGCACCCTACATATTCAAATAACAACTCCAGGAGAATCGCAATGACGAGCGCATTTTTTATCCCTACCGTTAACCTGATGAGCGCAGGTTGCCTTGTAGATGCTGCTGATGCCATTAAGTCTCACGGCTTCAAAAATGGTCTGATTGTGACCGACAAGGTACTGAACGAAATCGGCGTTGTAGAAAAAGTTGCGGCTCTTCTGGCTGAGCGCGATGTGCAAACTGCGGTGTTTGATGGTACACAGCCAAACCCGACCATTGGTAACGTTGAAGCGGGTCTGGCTATTTTGAAAGAAAACGGCTGTGACTTTGTGATTTCTCTTGGTGGCGGCTCTCCACATGACTGTGCGAAAGGTATTGCGCTGGTGGCAACCAACGGCGGCAACATTAGTGATTACGAAGGTGTCGATCAATCTGCGAAAGCCCAGTTGCCACTGATTGCTATCAACACTACTGCGGGTACCGCGTCTGAAATGACCCGTTTCTGCATCATTACCGATGAAGCGCGCCACATTAAGATGGCGATTGTTGATAAGAACACCACGCCGCTGATTTCAGTGAATGACCCTGAACTGATGCTTGCAAAACCTGCGTCACTGACAGCAGCAACCGGTATGGATGCGCTAACTCATGCGGTAGAGGCGTATGTTTCAACTGCAGCATCTCCAATTACTGATGCGGTTGCGATTAAAGCGATTGAGCTTATTCAGGCGAACCTGCGCACCGCCGTGACTGATGGCCAGAACCTGGTTGCGCGCGAGCAAATGGCTTACGCGCAGTTTATGGCGGGGATGGCGTTTAACAACGCATCTCTCGGTTATGTACATGCCATGGCACACCAGTTAGGTGGTTTCTACGACCTTCCTCACGGTGTATGTAACGCCATTCTGCTGCCGCATGTGCAGCGCTACAATGCGCAGGTTTGTTCAAGCCGTCTGCGTGATGTAGCAAAAGCGATGGGTGTAAATGCAGATGCTTTGTCACCAGAAGAAGGTGCAGAAGCAGCACTTAACGCCATTCAAGAACTGTCAAAAGATGTGGGTATTCCAGTAGGTTTGGAAGTACTGGGTGCGAAAGCAGATGACATCCCAGTATTGGCGGATAATGCCCTGAAAGATGCTTGTGGTTTCACTAACCCGAAACAAGCTACGCACGAAGAGATTTGCGAGATTTTCCGCAACGCAATGTAATCTCATCAACATGACTAAAAAGCCGCTTTTCGAAGCGGCTTTTTTGAACCATAAAGCAAGGTCTCCCGTAACTTTTTGTTGTTCAGAGGAGGCCACCATGAAAACACCACTCACCAAACTCGAAAAATACTTCGTCATCGACAAGCTTATTATCCATTCTCTTGATCTCTGCCTCTATCAGGCCTCTGTCGTTATTGATGGGGAAGAGCACTTTGTGTGTTATGACGACGGTAACTTCCTCCGAACCCATTCGCTGATCGAAATTCAAAAGTGTTGTAAAAACCTAAAAGCGAAAGAAACAGTTCTCCGTCAGGAAAGCGCCTACGACGAAATGGTTGGTGCGCCAGCCAAAGGCGAAACAAATGCGCTGGAAGTGCCTTTGAAGGACTGCGGACTTTACTGAGCCCTGTATCAAAATTGCCTCACCGGACAGGAAACCTGACTGATACGCTCAATCAGTCAGAGAAGGGAGTTCGGTAGATGTTAGATCATGGTGTTCGCAAGTACGTTACTGACAAGTTGACACAAATGGGGTTCGATACGGACCCTTACGGCGCCGAACCTACCTTGGTATTTATCTTGGCTGCCATTGGTATTGCGGGCATCAGCTACCTGCTTGTTCATCGCGTTATCGTTCGCTACGTGAATCTCGCCATCAGCAAAAACAAGCAATCTTGGGCTAACAGCCTAACCAAACATGAAGTATTAGAAAAACTCGCTGCGCTTGTGCCAGTGATGATTCTTGATGTCTTGGTTCCACCCATTCTGACCCATCATCCTTTGCTTGCGACCATGTCAGACCGATGCCTTGGCATCGCTGTTATCGTGATGTTTATCTGGATGATGTTTGCGCTTCTTGATGCCCTTCATGATATTGCCTACCTAAAAGGCATCAGCCGCCGGATGCCAATCAAAAGCTTTGTTCAGCTCATCAAGCTATTCACTTTCTTTGTCGGCATCGTGATCTGTATTTCTATTTTGTCGAACGAATCACCCATCATTTTCCTCAGTGGATTAGGCGTGGCGACAGGCCTTGTCATGTTGGTGTTCAAAGACACCATCTTGGGTTTTGTGGCGGGCATTCAGCTTTCCGCTAACCGTATGGTCAGCCTGAACGACTGGATCCAAATGGATGAATACGGAGCAAGCGGCACGGTAGAGGAGATCTCTCTGACAACGGTGAAAGTGCGCAACTTTGATAACACCATCAGCATGCTGCCGGCCTACGCGTTGGTACAGAGCGCATTTATCAACTGGCAGGGGATGTCCGATTCGGGTGGCCGTCGTATTAAACGCTCTGTACATATCGACTTAACTTCTATTCGTTTTCTCTCCGAGGGTGAGATCGAATCGTTGAAAGAAATACGCATCCTACGCGAATTTTTGTTTGAGCGGGTCAAAGAGATCAAAGAGTTCAACGAGAGCTTTGAAGATGTCCATCACGCCGCGAACCTGCGTCAAATGACTAACGTTGGAGTATTTCGCGCGTATCTTGCTGTTTACCTTCGCGCACACAAGGATGTTCATAATTACATGACGTGTATGGTGCGCCAATTGGAACCCACCGCGGAAGGTTTGCCGCTTCAGGTTTATGCTTTTGTGAACAACACGGACTGGGTGTTTTATGAAGGGGTGCAGGCAGACATCTTCGACCATATATACGCCATCATGCCGATGTTTGGTTTGCGACCCTTTCAGTCATTTGGTGGCCATGATGCAGTCAATATTGGGTTGGGTAGTCAGCAGAATAATGCCGCGCCGATTGGTGACCAGATAGGACGATAGCTTTCCACCCGCATGATCTGCTTTGCCGTGGTAAGGTGTTGGTAAATCTTGATTTGGGAAACCGAAATGGAAATTCGACACATCAGTTGGCAGGAAACCATCGACATTCGTCACAGAGTGCTGTGGCCAGACAACCCCCCTGAGTTTTGTAAAGCGAAAGGGGACGATGAAGCCCTTCATCTGGGGGCATACGTCAATGAGGAGCTGATTTGCGTGGCCTCGTTGTTCTTTGATGGTGAAGTGGTGCGCTTGCGAAAATTTGCAGCATTACCTGACTACCAAGGTCAAGGTATTGGGTCTTCGGTATTGAGAGCAGCGTTTAAAGAAATGAAGGCACGTGATGTTTCAATGTTTTGGTGTGATGCACGTGAAGCTGCCATGGGGATATACCGAAAATTTGGGATGAAACCATCCGGAGAGCGCTTTTATAAAGGCGACATTCCTTACTTTAAAATGTCGATAAACTTCGCAGATTCTCCCTAACTATGTGCCATGTCCCACGCCTAGAGAATGAGCGTTTGAATCTAATTCCGTACGGTATATTCTTTAATCTCAGCGTTTTAAACATACAAATCTTCAGTCGTTTAGTTGAAGGATAGCCAAATACGATGGGTACATTTTGGGGTAAAGTGAATGACTCTCTCGCCGATACACTCAATGACTTTTTTGAGTATCGCGGGCGAGTGTGGATCGTGAGTATTCGCGAGAATCAATTGTTGAATGACTCTTTGATTGTTTCCGAAGATTCTTTCCGTGAACCTATGGACTGGATGGTTGACCAAGGCTATCCCGATGATGTCCTCGAAGAGCTGGAATACCTCAAGTTGTCTCAATCGATCAGTGTCAAAGTGGGTGATATCGAACACTGCATCATGCGCGTGAAATAACACGACGAAACTACGAAAATCCCTCCAAAATCAAAGTGCAAAGTCGGTGCATCTTCTGCACCGACGATGATCATACCTCTTCACCATACAAACCCATTTCAATAGTAATTATATATAAATCAGTCAGTTAAAAAGTTGGCAAGATGGTTGCTATTAAAAGTATGGCGTGCGAATGCAGAACTTCTGCAAGCGTTACGTTTACTCCTTGCTGTCGTTGTTGGTTTCTCTGTCCTATCGATCCTCCGTTGATTGGACAGGGAAACATTTTTTTATCGGCATCCTAAAACCTCAGATTTTCACCTACCGCTAGTTTCGTCCGAGTTCATTTATAAACCCAAACAACCTGGAGATGCTCACATTGAGGGCCTCCCTTCGGGCTAGTTGACTGACGCTGTGCTCTTTGTTGTTCCTTTTTGATGGAGGTGACTACACCTGCAAAGGAACGCCGCGATCACAACGCCAGTCAAACTCGCTGAATCCAGCATCCTCAGGTTATTTAGGTATATGTGGTTTGCTTATCCTGCTATTTCCCGATGGTCGACAGACCCTTGCGTGGATCAAAATAGTGCAATTCTGCACCCAATCTGTTCGGCTTCTTCAGGTGGTAAATTGGAAAAAAAAGTAAATGTCATTAAATACAACGATATAAAAAATTGGCAAGCCCATTGCTTCTAACATCATCAGCAACGCACCAAAGATGTATCGTTCGAAAGCGTTCTGACAATTTGAAAATAGACAACTAGGGTTCCGATGCTGACAAGGAAAAGCATGCCTGGTCCGAGAGTTGTCAACCTCACCTAAATCAGCGCGATGCTGGCTAAGAGGTCACACGGAGGGATAAAAGCCCGGGAGATTCGTTTGATATCTCTTTGGTGCTGTCGGTTCGTGAAAACTCAAGGTAGAGGTAGTTATGAAGTTATATTCTTCCGTTCTTCGCAAAATTTCCACTCGTCTGGCGCTTGCCGCCACATTATGTCTCACTCTGATCTCAGGCCCAGCGCTCGCTGAAGATAAGCCAACGTTTCGTTTGGCTTGGTCAATCTACGTTGGTTGGGTGCCGTGGGATTACGGTAACAGTGAAGGCATTATCAAGAAATGGGCTGACAAGTACGGTATAGAAATCGAAGTTGTTCAGGTCAATGACTACATCGAGTCGATCAACCAATACACCGCGGGTGCATTTGATGCGACAGTGATGACCAACATGGATGCACTGACCATTCCTGCCGCGAGCGGCGTTGATTCAACGGCACTTATCGTCGGTGACTTCTCAAACGGTAACGACGGCATCGTGCTGAAAGATGCCGCTGAGCTGGCCGATATCAAAGGCCAACGCGTCAACCTGGTTGAACTGAGTGTCTCGCATTACTTGCTGGCGCGAGCGCTTGAAAGTGTAGGCATGTCTGAGCGCGACGTGACTGTGGTAAACACCGCTGATGCGGACTTGGTGTCGGCGTTTGCCACAAAAGACGTGACCTCCGTAACCACGTGGAACCCGCTGCTGGCAGAGATTGTATCTATGCCAAACGCATCAAAAGTCTTTGACTCTTCTCAAATCCCCGGTGAAATCATCGACCTTCTGGTGGTAAACAGCGACACCCTGGCGCAGAACCCAGAACTGGGTAAAGCCCTGACGGGTGCTTGGTATGAAATCATGAGCCAGATGCAGATGGACGACGAAGTTGGCACCAAAGCGCTGGAGTTTATGGCGGCATCTTCTGGTACTGATTTGGCTGGTTACAAAGCTCAGTTAGATTCAACCAAAATGTTCTACCAGCCAGCAGATGCAGTGACCTTCACTGAGTCTGAAACATTGAAAGACACCATGGGTAAAGTGGCTGAGTTCTCATTTAAGCATGGTTTACTGGGTGAAGGCGCGCCTGATGCGGGCTTTATCGGAATTGAAACCCCTGCGGGTGTGTTCGGCGACAGCAGCCACGTTCTGCTTCGATTCAATCCAACCTTTATGGATATGGCAGCGAAAGGCGAGCTGTAAGGCGGGCTTATGACGCGAATTATTAACCTAAAGCCGTCGCCATTTGGTCGCTCGGTTCTAGCTTGCCTGCCGTTTGTGCTTCTGATCGCCGCCTATTTGGTGGCATCAGATGCCCGCTTAGCAGAAAACCCTAACGATAAACTGCTCCCGTCATTTGCCAGCATTGCCGATGGTATTGAGCGTATGGCGTTTGAACCCAGCCGTCGAACCGGAGAGTTTCTACTATGGGTCGACACCTGGGCGAGCTTGGAACGTCTATGCCTCGGTGTGGGTATCAGTGCGCTGTTGGCGCTGGTGGTGGGTGTGGCGAACGGCATGATCCCCTATGCACGGGCGCCACTGTCTCCTATGGTCAGAGCAATGTCTCTGATCCCTCCGATGGCGATCCTTCCGATTTTGTTTATTGCTTTGGGCTTGGGAGAGCTGTCAAAAGTGGTGCTGATTGTTATTGGTATTACTCCAATGATGATCCGCGATTTGCAGCTTCGCACAGAAAGCCTTCCGAGCGAACAAATCATCAAGGCGCAAACACTGGGGGCGAATTCATGGACCTTGCTGGTTCGGGTCGTGTTACCTCAGGTAATGCCTCGCCTTATCGAAGCAGTGCGGTTGACGCTTGGCAGTGCGTGGTTATTCCTGATTGCCGCAGAGGCGATTGCCTCCACTGAAGGTCTTGGCTATCGCATCTTCCTCATCCGCCGCTATCTGGCGATGGATGTGATTCTGCCTTACGTCGTCTGGATAACCATTCTTGCCTTCCTGATGGATTGGCTGCTGCAAAAACTCTCCGCTAAATGCTACCCGTGGTTCCACGCGACTCAGGGAGGGAAATGATTATGGACAACTCAAATACACCCATTATCGAAGCCAAAAATGTCTGGAAAGAATATGGCGACCATGTGGTGCTGGAACGTCTGAACCTGAAAGTGATGCAGGGGGATTTCATCAGCATCCTTGGTACTTCGGGTTGTGGTAAATCCACCTTTCTCAATATGTTGCTCGGCACCCAGGCACCTTCACGCGGTGAGCTGCTTTTGGATGGCAAGCCTCTGAGTTCGGAACCAGGCCCTGAACGCGGCATTGTGTTCCAGAAATACTCAGTGTTTCCACATATGACAGCGTTGCAAAACGTCATGGTGGCTGATGAATTCGAATTGGCGAAAGTACTCGGAAAAGTGTGGGGAAGCAGCAAGGGCGAGTTGAAAGATCGTGCCATGGCACAGCTAGAAAGGCTTGGCCTCACACACGCGGCCAACAAGTATCCCGCTGAAATGTCAGGCGGGATGCAACAGCGTTTGGCGATTGCTCAAGCGTTGATGAAAAAGCCACGCATCCTGCTGTTAGACGAACCTTTCGGGGCACTAGATCCGGGTATTCGGAAAGATATGCATGTGCTGATCAACGATATTTGGCAGGAGCAAAACCTGACCATCTTTATGATCACCCACGACCTTCATGAAGGCTTCAAACTGGGTTCGCGTCTTTGGGTGTTCGATAAGCCAAGATTCGACCCACAAGAACCAGACCGTTATGGGTCGCAGGTGACGTTTGATATTCCGCTGAATGACTTAGGTCAGGAAGAGATCATCGCTTCAATACAGGCGAAAGAACAAAAGGAAGTGGCATAAGCCACCGGAAACCAGCTTCGATAGCAAAGGAGATAGCAATGACACTGAATAGCTTGTTTAAGCACAGTTACCAAGGCGGGCAGCATGGCTCGCTGGAAGTACCTGCTGGTTACAGCTTACGGTTTACCGCGAAAGACAGCGGCGCAAACCTAAGTTTGTTGATGTACAACCCGCGTAATACGTCAGAGCGCATCAACCTGCCGGACACGCTGAAATGCCAGCACACGTTTAAGCTCACCGCAGGCAACTGCGTGTATTCCGACATGGGGCGTATTTTCTGCTCCATTGTCCGTGATGACGCGGGATGGATCGATAGCATTGGCGGCCTCAGCAACAGCCAACATGTCACCAAAAAATGGGGCGCGCGCGATTATCAGCATCACCGTAACCTTTGGATGCAAAACGGCCACGATGCCATGTTGGTTGAAATGGCGAAGTTTGGATTGGGATTACGTGATGTCGCCGCACCGATGAACCTCTTCAGCAAAGTCTCCACGACCGATGACGGTGTGCTGGCATTTGATAGCGAAAACACCGGTGCAGGTGATGTGATTGAGCTGCGATTTGAAATGGACACTATTGTGCTGTTGAGCACCTGCCCACATCCGATGAATCCATCTTCTACTTATCCGAGAACGGGCGTGGACGTCGAAATGGTGCGTGCTGAACCAATCACAGAAGATGATGCTTGTTTGAATCACTGCGATGAAAACCGCCGTGGATTCGTCAACACCCGCCAATATCAACCGCAACTGATGGGATAAGGAGCCAGTCATGATTGTTGAGAGCCAACTTTGCACCCAGGAAGCCAAATTGAAAGAGGTTGTGGATGCTGGAGATTACTACTTCAAAGTCATGAAGCAGGGAGAGCGCATGCGCATTACCGATCTTGAAGGTAATCAAGCCGCGGACACCTTGTTTTATAACGCTAACAACACCGAAGAACGTTATTCGGCGATGGATACACTTCGCGAGCAAGGCAATGCCTACCTGACAGCGGGCTCAATGTTGTTATCAAATCTGAACAACCCGATGCTGGAAATTGTCGCGGATACCTGTGGTCGCCATGACACCTTGGGTGGTGCTTGTTCAACCGAGAGCAATACTGTGCGGTACGCGCATGAAAAGCGCTGCATGCACGCTTGTCGTGATTCCTGGTTGCTGGCAGTCACAGAAAACCCCGAGTATGGCCTGACCAAAAGAGATATCAGCCACAACGTGAACTTCTTTATGAATGTGCCAGTGACAGCGGAAGGCGGACTGACCTTCGCGGATGGCATTAGCGCGCCGGGTAAATATGTGGAGCTGGAAGCCAAAATGGACGTGATCGTGCTGATCTCTAACTGTCCACAGCTCAACAACCCTTGTAATGCCTATAACCCAACGCCGATTGAAGTGGCAGTGTGGGATGCCGCTTAACGCTGAGCACTAAGTAATACGCGCGACAACAAGGTTACCAAGGAGAGGTAAGGGACGACCCTTCACGCAGGAAATGCACCTCAGGTCTTTGTCCGGGACGACCCGGGTAGATGAAGACAATGCTATGTTCAAAAAAATTCTTATCGCCAATCGTGGCGCCATCGCTTGCAGAATAATTCGAACGCTTGATGCCATGGGCATCGCAAGTGTGGCGGTTTACCACGAAGACGATGCAGGCAGCCTGCATACTCTCAACGCTTCAGAGGCATACAGCTTAGGCGAGGGCAGTGCCGCTGAAACCTATCTCGATATTGACAAAATTCTTGCCATCGCCAAACAAACGGGTGCCGAAGCGATTCATCCCGGCTATGGCTTTTTAAGTGAAAACCCAGAATTTGTGGCGGCCTGTGAACGTGAAAATATCGCTTTTCTTGGCCCAACCAGCGAGCAAATCAATCTCTTTGGTTTGAAACACACTGCCCGCGAATTGGCGGAAGGCGCCTATGTTCCTCTGTTGCCGGGAACAGGCCTGTTGGAAAGCGTTGAAGAGGCGCTTAGCAAGGCAGAAAAAATGGGTTATCCGGTCATGCTCAAAAGCACCGCTGGTGGCGGTGGCATCGGCATGCGCCTTTGTGAAAATGCCGAACAGCTTCAGGATGCCTTTGAGGCAGTAAAACGTCTGGGTGAAGCTAACTTCAGCCATAGCGGTTTATTCATGGAGAAGTTCATTACCTCAGCCCGCCATATCGAAGTTCAGGTGATTGGTGACGGTGAAGGTAACGTGATCGCGTTGGGAGAGCGGGATTGTTCTGCACAGCGTCGTAACCAGAAAGTGATGGAAGAGACACCGGCTCCCAATCTGAATGAAGAGACCCGCCAAGAGTTACAACAAACAGCTATTCGTCTTGCCGCGTCGGTGAACTACCGAAATGCGGGTACGGTTGAATTTATCCTCGACCAATCTACCCAACAGTTTTACTTCCTTGAGGTTAATACGCGCCTTCAGGTTGAGCATGGTGTGACTGAGCTGATCTTTGGCGTGGACATTGTTCGTCTGATGGTAGAAATCGGCTGTGGCGAACATGCTGATCATTGGCAAGAGGCTCTAGAAGCCAAACCAGTGGGACATGCTATTCAATTCCGTCTTTATGCAGAAGATCCAAACAAACAGTTTCTGCCATCAACCGGCTTAATCACTCTGTTAGATTTCCCAGAAGGTGTTCAGGGCAATGCCGTGAGTCAGGACGAGAATGGGCGCACGGTACGCATTGATACTTGGGTGGAAGCGGGCGTGGAAGTCAGCCCATTTTTCGACCCGATGATTGCCAAAGTCATGGTGCATGAACCCTCAAGAGAACAAGCACTGGATAGCATCACCAGCTTGCTGGAAAACACCGCTCTTTATGGCATAGAAACCAACCTTGATTACCTTGCACAACTTTCCCGCGAGCCTCGGGTGAAGCAGGGAGAAGTGCTGACATCGAGTCTGGCGTCATTTGATTATCAGCCTCATTCTATCGATGTATTAAACAGCGGTACCCAAACCACCATTCAGGATTACCCCGGTCGCAGTGGCTATTGGCATGTTGGTATCCCGCCGTCTGGCCCCATGGATAACCTGAGTTTCCGTTTAGGTAACCAGTTATTGGGCAACGATGAAACCGCTTCAGGTTTGGAGGTCATTGCTAACGGACCCACCCTCAAGTTCAACGCTGACACCCAACTGGTGGTGACGGGTGCTGAATTGCCCGTCACGATTAATGGCGTTGAAGCGCCGATGTTTACCGTACTGGCAATATCGAAAGGCGATACCGTCGCGCTTGGCGTGGTCCAAAACAAAGGGGCGAGGGCGTATCTATCAATCAAAGGTGGATTTGATTGCCCTGAATACCTTGGCAGCCGCTCGACATTTACTTTGGGCAAATTTGGCGGACATGCCGGCCGTGCATTGATGGCAGGAGATGTACTGCACCTCAATAGCACTCAATTGGATAAAAAACGCGTTGGCGAAGCATTGCCAGCTCCGGACCTTTCCATGACGCATACGCTGCGTGTTATTTATGGCCCGCACGGTGCGCCGGATTTCTTTACTAATGACGATATCCAATCGTTTTTTGATGCCGAATGGGAAGTTCACTTCAACTCAAGCCGCACGGGTGTGCGTTTAATTGGGCCAAAACCCGAGTGGGCGAGACCAGACGGTGGTGAAGCCGGGCTCCATCCTTCTAACATTCACGACAATGCTTACGCCGTCGGAACAGTGGATTTTACCGGTGATATGCCTGTGATTCTCGGGCCAGATGGCCCAAGTCTGGGCGGCTTTGTTTGTCCTGCCACAGTGATAAAAGCCGACCTTTGGAAGCTTGGACAATTGAAGGCGGGAGATAAAATCCGTTTCCAGGCGGTGTCTTTGGAGCATGCCGAGCGTGCGGAACGTCATCAGTTAGCAGCCATTGGTATGTTGTCTTCGAAGGAATTGGCATTGCCAAGTGCTTCAACCCGAACTTCTCCGGTATTGAAGGAAATCCCAGCGGATAAATATGGCGAGCAGGTGGTGTATCGCCCAAGTGGAGAAGATTTTCTGCTCGTGGAATATGGCCCACAAATGCTCGACGTGAAACTGCGCTTTCGTGTTCACGCATTGATGCTGGCGCTGGAAAAAATGGCGATCCCCGCCATTAAAGAGCTGACCCCTGGTATTCG
Proteins encoded:
- the uca gene encoding urea carboxylase, whose amino-acid sequence is MFKKILIANRGAIACRIIRTLDAMGIASVAVYHEDDAGSLHTLNASEAYSLGEGSAAETYLDIDKILAIAKQTGAEAIHPGYGFLSENPEFVAACERENIAFLGPTSEQINLFGLKHTARELAEGAYVPLLPGTGLLESVEEALSKAEKMGYPVMLKSTAGGGGIGMRLCENAEQLQDAFEAVKRLGEANFSHSGLFMEKFITSARHIEVQVIGDGEGNVIALGERDCSAQRRNQKVMEETPAPNLNEETRQELQQTAIRLAASVNYRNAGTVEFILDQSTQQFYFLEVNTRLQVEHGVTELIFGVDIVRLMVEIGCGEHADHWQEALEAKPVGHAIQFRLYAEDPNKQFLPSTGLITLLDFPEGVQGNAVSQDENGRTVRIDTWVEAGVEVSPFFDPMIAKVMVHEPSREQALDSITSLLENTALYGIETNLDYLAQLSREPRVKQGEVLTSSLASFDYQPHSIDVLNSGTQTTIQDYPGRSGYWHVGIPPSGPMDNLSFRLGNQLLGNDETASGLEVIANGPTLKFNADTQLVVTGAELPVTINGVEAPMFTVLAISKGDTVALGVVQNKGARAYLSIKGGFDCPEYLGSRSTFTLGKFGGHAGRALMAGDVLHLNSTQLDKKRVGEALPAPDLSMTHTLRVIYGPHGAPDFFTNDDIQSFFDAEWEVHFNSSRTGVRLIGPKPEWARPDGGEAGLHPSNIHDNAYAVGTVDFTGDMPVILGPDGPSLGGFVCPATVIKADLWKLGQLKAGDKIRFQAVSLEHAERAERHQLAAIGMLSSKELALPSASTRTSPVLKEIPADKYGEQVVYRPSGEDFLLVEYGPQMLDVKLRFRVHALMLALEKMAIPAIKELTPGIRSLQVHFDNLQISSEAMLSLLEKAEATLGDISTLEVPSRVVHLPLSWDDPSIQLAMKKYDEVVRKDAPWSPDNIEFIRRINGLESRESVQDIVFDASYLVMGLGDVYLGAPVATPMDPRHRLVTTKYNPARTWTPENAVGIGGAYMCVYGMEGPGGYQLMGRTLQMWNRYNQTEAFTQPWLLRFFDQIRFNPVSPEELTQIRRDFPRGKFDVRIEETRFSLAEYEAMLAKESESISAFKTQQQAAFDAERQRWEETGQANFVAEVVDNAETSLDVLETGQFPVTAQLAGNVWQLLAKPGDTIEVGQPLLIVESMKMEIEVTASQSGRVVRMSRSEGEQIRAGQTLLIMEQI